ATCAATCAAACTGAATCTTGATCCTTCAGTTCCAAATTAACACTGCAGACAAACTCATTTTTATCAAACAATTCAGCGCCCCAAACCACACAAATTTGAACACTCACCCCAGTCCCCACTTGGAAGTGTAAATAGTTGAAGCATGGCGCACACCATTCTTTCAGCTTTGCAGTGCAACAAGCAAATtgacccctattttttattAAACTACTTTAAGAAGGACTGTGTCTTAATCAAGTACACAAAATATAAGACAAAATATATGGCCAGTTTTAGTGCCATCTAATAAAACTAAACAGATGAAGGTACATCAAGTCCAATAGCTCATGTCAAAATGAAGTCTACATAATTTGGATGAAAAGCAGTCAGAAAGTCATTCAAATAACTTTTCCCCAGAACAAAAATGACTAAACAGTTGGATGGAGGCAGCCTCGGTCTGATATCAAAGGTTTCATTCAAAGATTAGAGCCTTCTTTTGTTCTGAATATGGAGTGGACGAGTGTGGTCAGATTAGGTGAATTGGACATACAgtattaccgtaaacgtccatgtataagccgcactttttttcacaaagttgaagccaaaaatcgagggtgcggcttatccatggatacatctatgtttggagttctcaaaaacctacttaatatttataaaacttcttaaggtgccgagaaagaaccatgaaagaaactgagagcgtgtgcCTGTAGTTAAAGGaatcttcgagtgtttatcagcgaatcttgctcttcaaaagttccttcaagcgattaattttcgctttactcgcaCAAATGAAcatctgcagccagtcactgccacgcgtatctttccgccacgtgcgatatgtaccacaaaattcgcgagtattcacgaggtaaatggccaactgtttcgctgttttttactagcttcatggcaaattcgtcgactcagttatcaggctcctgttctgtgtgaagtttttagcctaatgcgggtttccagacgtatttatacaggtggtatccccgaagcgctttctgtttatgcccacacgatgtccaggccaggctcaggcccagactcctcccaacagttaaagcttagctccgccaaagcgctTCTTTGTCTGTtcttttaatgccgaaggaattcaactttatggcgtcttttgaagtgataatcttgaaaaatcggatcgaaagagcattttaagttaaagatggtgaaaatttcaatgaaaaagaaggtacaacaaatgacatttcgctttttttagacttgataaatgtgaaagatagccacaacttctatgtcggtgtttcgaaaccttgattgcttgtccttggttgtttgtagcaatacaactttactgaaacttcagactgtgttgtttttacttttttccaaattctgcgcttcaaaatcgggggtgcggcttatctatggatgcggcttatacatggacgtttacggtaatttGTTAACGTTGCACACTGGAAATGAGCATGGTAACCCTGcttcttatttcatttttgtcatcTCCTTGATAAATTATGTTTCAACAGCAAGTGAAGCTTCATCAGAAATCTATCAAATTATATTATTTATCACATTATATTACTCAGGAATCACCTTAATACCATGCGATTGGCGCTGATTAAAAGAATGATATTTTATCAAAAAGTGGTGGCTTTATTTAAACTGAAAGAATTGATGGTAGTTGGACACAAAAATATTAATGAGATGCACTGCAACTTAAGCACGCGTCATGAAGTGTTCCCTTTGCTTTCTCCTAGATCTAGGGTTACCTTTTTTGACTTGAAATATAGATGAAACACTTCCCTTAGTATTACACTTCTCAAGTAACCATGAATAATTACAACAACCTTATAACTGAACCTTGTCACACATTGTTACTCAATACTGTAACATAATGAACTCTATACACTTAATGACAGTTCTTGCAATCAAATGTGCATCTCATTTTTCATACCTTTCTGCACACTGATCAAGATAGTACCTAAAACTGATTGAAAATAATATTACGAAACCTGTGACTTTAAATCTCTGTGGAGTATTTTTCTGTCATGAACATGTTTCAGCCCTAAGCATATCTGGACAAAGTAGTCCAAAACctgaaagaacaacaacaaaaaacaaataaaaactaattaatATTATCAAATACACTTACAGTGTaagtaaaatattattttctttcataACTTACCAGTAATGACAATTAAAGGAAGCAACTAGGAACAACTAGGAGCGATTATGGCCAATCATTGTCAGTGATTTTGGGATACTTCCGCATACGTGGAATTCCACTTGCTTTGGGCGGTAACACTTTTTTACCAATGTGGCAGGTGGCAGGAGGAAGGAACTTCATGTGTAGAGCGTTTAGaggtttttgttccctcccatCCCCACCCTCTGCTTTCCAATGtatatcagtgtgacgggtgcatGTCTTCTCAAGGGCGTGGGGGCtaatggctgggttgtcaggttttgccattGATCGATGTAGTCTCCATCTTGGAACTGGCTggcaatagtggaagctccaggatgtcttaGGCACCTCCACATGGTGACGCAGTTGTTcaattgtattttgtaaaaaGTTCAGCGTGACATTttacacaaaaataataatgtagTTTTCTGAGATTTGGGACTGTTTTAATCACATTTGACTTCAAACTTCCCTTGTTTACTGTAAAAAATGTACAGTACCAGTAACCAGTAACACAATGAGACAGGCTCTTGGATGGCAATTACACTAATGATGCATTTTACCCCAATTGTTTACCAATCAAAATAATGGACAGCTTGCATGGTTGTGATATTTCTCTTTTGGTTGTATCACTAGTAACAAGAAACCAACTTGCCTGTTCCTCTGGCATCTGTATTCCACGTTGACTGTTAATTCTCATGTACAAATCACCTAAACATCAAATTATATAAGAAGAGCAcaacaaaatattaatattatgattGCAGAATAAACTTGACTATACAACTAATTATCTTTGTATTGAATAAATTACTGTATTAGAAAACAAAGATGAAGATCCTGACAAAAATTTTTCCTATACATGCATTGAAAGGTACAGTTGAAATGAGAACTccattccttgaaaaaaaaagataagaaaaatAAGATGTTCAAAAATGCTGTTTGTggcacaaataataattattaaaccaaaataataatgaagattATAGTACTTTCTtacgaaaaaatgaaaaaagcctTTCTCCTCTAGTACCGGTAACAGCATTCAAGTAATTTTCAATGTTGGTTATTGAGCAACTACTGAGCACAACATGTTCTGAAGGCCTATCAAGTAAGGCAGTTCAAGTACTGGACCACACCATTCATTCGCACAATAGAGctgaaataattaattattattttttctttattcacaggacataaattatgtcctttcaaatcttccttttggtcaGACATTTTGCAAACTGGACTGGACATAATTTATTGAGTGACAACACCATaaagaagataactcaagatgtgctggtgagATGTCTGGTCATTGTGTCTGATCATAATGCAAAATTGGCtggacatttttaaaatttggtCAGACAATGTCCGGTGAGCGACTGTTATTTCATGCACTgggcaaaaaaagaaacagctgAGAGAAGATAATAAAGTTGGTTGTCATACATAACTTAAACAAAGAGCTGGGAATTCTCTGAGGGAAAGTAGTTCTTAGTTCGTGTGAGTACAGTACCTGCTTCACAATAATCCATGACAATATATAAATTCCCATTTTctacagataaaagaaaaggattCTAACCTTTGCAAAGacacaacacaaaattaattatactAGTATATTACAATAATCACTACATAGATATAACAAAGAACTTCCAAAAATTTTGTTCACATATACAGGTGAGTTTTTTTGCTTCAAATGAAATGAACCCACAGCAACTACTGTgctaaaaaataatgaaatagttATTTCCAATATTTAGTCACTGGTATTCACTTTTGGAGTGGTAAATACTATCGCGATCCCAAATATACCTCCTTgcccaaattttttttctcccatgaaTTCTGGACCCTATTTtgccaaaaaatgaaaatttggtaataaAAAAGTTGGTGAGGATAAAATTACCACATATGAAGATTATGAAACTGTTGTTTTGAGCATAAAAGCTTCCTCAGAGCTCAGACAAAGCCTTATATTTCAAAACCACCGATTTGTTATTCACGCTAATTAATTTTGACTCGTGACGTACTTCAGGGGTTTCAACGGAAGCTAGCAAACTGTGAGTTTTGCTGCCTATTTCCCAAATCAGCTGCCCACTTTCagtattaaatttcatttgagtcgtTACTGTCATTAtttaatcaatatttagtactgaattagttttgatgccagaatgcaggaaatggcatttccacgCTACTAGATTCCAAAGTTTCCCGagggagcatgcccccggatCCCCCTAGGGTGTGGGACCTTACAGCCCCTGAAGTGTTACAATTGCCTCCTTTAATAGGATCTGCTGCCTCCTtcttcagaacttattgaaatcACCGCAAGTCTGATACTAATACTCAAGTTCACCTCCCCACTGACATTAAAGCACCAGTTTCTTCTTAAGACCAAACATCTCATTAAAACAACTCTATTGAAAATGCAACAATTTAAGGCTACTTTTGTGAAGGTGCATTACCCCACCCATCCGATGGCATCCTATAAACCTACTCCTTGCCTTCGAAAATCTGGGGCCAGACGTTCTACATCCACCTTCTTTTAAGTGACAATGGGATTAACACTAAAAAGTAAATGTTTTCCCCACCTTCTTTCCAAATTTCCCTACATTCTTAAAACGTTAGAAAGAGCCCTGTAACCACTTTGTTCAGGGCTGGATACAGTGAGGGGGCGGGGACAGGACTTGAGGGACACATCGGCTTACCACCTTTTCAAAGTCCTGGATCAACCCATGTCGttgaaatttaaaaagcaaCAAATGGACAGCATACCTTCAAAAGACTCTTGGTAGGACACAATGTTTGGATGTTTGAGCTGGGACAGAACTTTGACCTGGACATGATCCAAATGTAGGTGATTAAAAATCAATTTTGCTGCATTTGTTTAGCATTTATCTGTCCCGTTTTTGCTGTAAAATGCTTTCAAAAAATGTCTTTATTGACATGCATTGTTAACTGCATAAATTTACTTTTCTGTAGGcagttaaaatttaatttttctcaaACAGTCTTGCACTGAGCTTTGAGTCGGGGTTTGTGAGGAAACATTTTTATCAGAGGGGTGGATGGGGAAGCAGTAGGTGTGAGTAACCTAGGGAATTTTTGGCACAGGGGTGGTAAGAACACTTCTTTTAGCAGCAAATTTTTCAGGGTGGATGATTGGGGAAGGAAGCCAAAGAAGAACTGCCTTGATAGAAAGTGTAAAATAGTGTCTAGTACACTTCCAGGtcatgaaaagaagaaaaacaaattccaCCACAGAATGCTGGACTCATTGTATTTCTTCCGTTCATTTAACTATATATTttgcaaaatagcaaaaaaTTACCTCTCTTCGCGATTCTTGTCGTTCTTTAGGAGACATCTGCAAAAACAGGGACGGTCAGCTATAGAGGAAGGACAAGAAGGCgcgcaaaacaaaaaagcttgTCGCAGGCTTGGTTTCAAAATTGTTATGAATGCAAATCACTCAATTTTCACAACTGTTTAAAGGCTACTCTAGCTGCAAGCTCAACACACCTTAGAAATGCCGATTTCCTTGATAACATATTGTTTTCCATCGGCTTTTTTCTTCACTAACAACGCTTTTCCAAACGATCCTTCACCAATTTTCTTCACCCTCACGTAACGTTCCATCTCTCATTCGTCAGTAAGGAACTCCAAAGTCTATTTTACACCGTTTCCTCCTTGTATTATTCGGCATATCAGTAATGCCGTGTAAAAATGTATCGGTTCGCGAAAGCCGCTGTAACTAAAACAACGTATCGAAGCCAGGAAATGGCGCTCGAagggacagagctgaataacgtctgcgcatgcgcgaGACAATAGCGCCGAAATCTGATTTTGACGTTAGTTCGTGATGATTTTCTGTTCTGTTCGTTCGAAGTTTGGTTGGTCTGGTGTCTGCCAAGATATGGACTTAAGAACGCAATGGATTCATTCTCATCTTCAAGTTTACGTACAGGAATAATAAGAAGTAGAGCACATGGCATGTAAACTGACGTGGAAAGAGTTATTTATGGTGATTTGCGAAGCTGGAATGTATGTTAGGAACACGAGGTGAGTAAGCTTCAAATCTTGTAATTCTTGTCGGTGAATCCGATGCATTTAATAAGCTAGGCTCTTACGTCGAACAAATTTAAATTCTAAGAAATGACATGACAGCAAAACAGATTCCTAGTAAACGCTCTGTATTCAAGGTCAACTTTCGCATTTCGTTGTCGAAAGGACCGTCGAAAGCACAGCCTTAATTCTCCAGTTTTGCAGCAcaaccatgagaaaaaattacagaccgtccacaagcttatggcttgtttttattttctgtagtcATGAAAGcgtaataaataaagaaataatagattaataaatgtaaaagatcccttcagcaattaaaaaaaaagtctatgTTGCTTCAAACTATTAATAAAACTCCAGCTCCAAAAAGATAATCGTCAAATATTTTGACACTGCAGTTGAGCAACGCATGACATAGACATTGCTTTCTTCGTTACTGTACGTCGTTAGAATGAAAATTATggcataaaaatttcatttttcaccttaaatcatcttaaacgtaactttttgttttaatttcaatttcaaattttgttcaaaactcgaatgatgaaattcagaaatttcctgcaaagaatactgaataatttgatattaaagCAAGCTTTGCAAATGTAGAATTACGAATGAtcttatgctcaaaattatgaatgttgtttacaatttttccaACTCAGCCTGCCTACACCCACCTTACATGTAaacttaagtttttgttttaatttccatataaaattttgtccacaactcgaatgatgaaatttagaaattcacttcaaagaatactgaataataatttgatttaaaGCAAACAGCCGCTACAATGTAGAATAACGAATGACCTTATGTTAAAATGAATGTTGTTTACGGTTTTTTCCATATCACCTTGCCTaattaaatgtcacttttgttACTGTGCCAAGTGTATGCTGGTAAGCACCGAATGTTCTGAACCAATCTAAAAGGTCAGAAAGACTTGAGCTTTCACAGTCTGCTACCAAAGCTCCAGTGTGGCCATGTAAGTGGCTGTCCACCAGCAAgagttgattgtttttcagaggAATAAATACAACAGTGTTTCCACCTAGTAAAAATAGGTACGCTGTCTTGGATGTGGAGTTAAGTGAAAGCTTTAAGTGGTGTAGAAGGGAGGCTGATGGAACAGTCTCATccatgaccctaaccctaactcaaatTTGACACACCTGCTCTAACACTAAAATATTGTGGTACTCCCTTggcttagggttagggttagggttgagtTAATAGCTGCTGTAGGATCAATAGATTGTAAAGGAAATGTGTAAAGCAGTTTTGCAATTGTTAGAGCTATGATAGTACAAGCATTGCTTCCACTCCGTCCTTGAATTGAAGATTGtgacagatttttaggaaagTGCCAGCTTGAAAAGTGATGTTGTGTTGTGACTGGAATGGATTATGTTAAGGGTTGGTAGtgcagaaatgaaaacttgagaTGGGGGTTTGCCTTCAGGAGTTTGATCAGATGGTTGGTCTTGAGAGGTTTGAGATGGTCGTCGAGCTGGTTGAAGAAGTGTGCTCTGTTGGCATTCGTGGGTTGTTTCACTGGATATGATATGCATTAGTGACATTGATGATGGTCATTTCCCAGGCTTGTGAAGTATAGTAATTACTGGGTTTAGTAGAGGGATTCCGGGAGGTGCTGTTCTGTGtccagatcatcatcatcagaacTTTCAGAGGTgtataattttaattagttccaaaatctttttgggtggattttgttgaaaaataatcttttttacttatctaaaataagcaaaaatgtGAAGTAGTGCCAATATTCTCTTTTGCAGGTAAGCCCGTTCACTGGTTTGTACACAATCTCCTTTCAAGGCTTTCAGGAGGGTCTCCCAAAGACCAGGGGAATGTTTCTTGGCAAATTCTCGTATATCTCTGGGATCATACAGATTGCCCTGTTCATTGTCATAATGTTTGTAGAGGGACAGTTGTGGTTTTTTAACTTGGACTTCAAAGACATTTTCTGAAAGAGTTATTCAATAATCTAGTATTTATAATCTACTTTGGTGTATCTAAGAATCACAAAAATATATGTTGCTTTTTAGTCAGacagacaaagaacaaaaagatttttgtttgtcagtGAAACTTTGAACTGCAGTCAGCTCCTTTTTCGATTCCTcgcacttttctttttcaaccctgTAAAGTTGTTGTGCCTCTTCCACATCAATATCATTTGGtagccgtttcttttctttgtttttctgcaatatttaataaagacaatattcagttttgaggttttagaaagctgtggtggaattattgtaatatggTCTTTAATACATTTCTCATATGTGAAAGTTaccttttgtctttcattgacaGGCAATCCAGGTTGCTTATAACAAGATGCTCAACATTTGTAGCACCATTTCGAGCCCGGGCGGTATTTTTGGGTTTTCCCTCCTTTTTTGTCAATGTAGTGATACAGGCCCCTCGGTATTGATGTTAATTTTGGACTGTGTGTTTCTGACAAAGTAGAGGAACATCGGTTGTCACTCTTCTCGACCGATCTCCAGTGcttcaaacaaacttttgtgcgtGGTGGTGTACCCTCAGCCCTTGCCATAGCATCGTTTAGCTGCCTTAAATCTCCATagcaactctcctttcttcATCTGGTTTTTCCAGCGAGCCAACAACCGTCGTACGTCGTCGTACAAGGAAGAAATATCTCCAACAAAACCCAGAACACGAATATAAACATTGGCTTACAATGTCCGCGAAAAAATAATTTCGCGACCGCGTAACTTCGAGCGCGAAGTTATCGAAGACAACAAGTTTTCCCAACGTTCGACAGGCCTTAATTTTTCGAGATACTTAATTCTTTACTCAAAATTCTAagcaatttccttatttttcaaacaaccgccttatttttcaagtttaaatacCACAAAAATATTTACCTGCGAATCGAAGCCATTTTGAACCGCGCGCGCCTGAGCCCACGTTCCCATTCGCTGGGCTGTGACGTACCATTtatcgttattcagctctgtcgctCGAAGGGACAATCTCGTTACCTTTGAGCCCACGAAAATTTCATAACATGGTTGCGGCTTTTCAAATAAAGGATGCGCTTGGACTGGACTTCAAAATAATTCATCTGTCAAGCATCGTTGCAAAATAAGAATAACAGCAAAAGATAAGACCAATTCAGATCATTCGCTTGGATTTTCATATAGTACTCTGAAAGTGAAGTGTGTGGCAAGGAAAAACTACAGTTGACCGATGGAGAGAAAGAGTAAgacaaaacaaatatttttattaagTTTTCTTAGCTTATGGTTCCACCACTTAAAACTCAGGAATGTAAGTAAAGCCACCACCAGTAACAAAGTAAACAGAATTATATTCTAAAAAGTCAGTTATATTGAATAGGGTTAGTTCCACAAGTTTGTGTTACGATAAGAGAAGGTTTagtgatgaaaaagaaatcatgagaaatacaagaaaattcGGACTTAGTCTGAGTCCCAGTCCCTTGCGTCTGGGCTTGGAGCATTGTTGTACACCGGCAGACTTCCATGACGTATCTGATGTTCTTCTAATAAATAGTAGACGATTTCAGGGGGATTTATGCAAGTCATCCAACGCACAGTGATGTTTTTCCAACGTCGTTTTCCCGGTCCACTTAGATATCGACCAATAGGAAGGCCGTCGTTGCCACTAAAATGAGCATTCAAACAATCCCGAATGTTGCTGAAATATGGGTTTCCACCAATGTAGATAAGCTACACAAAGCAAAATGTACAACATTGCTCAGATACTACGCTCACTTTGATTGGTCAATACTACAAGGCTGTATTCCCTACGATCAAGGAAGACAGTAAATTTTCTAATCTCATTTCCTGAAACTAATTTCTTGAGCCTTTGACATGATGGACGATTTATTGTTTTATGCTGCGTTGTCGACAAAGTCTgaaatttgattgtttttcGTCGTCGTAGTTTATTATCAGAGAGTATGACGCAGAAATGTGGCATGATAATAACcaaaattattgattatttgCCAGTTGAGTGAGGCGTTGCCACCGTTTAGCCACTGCAGTTTCTCAGACTCTTTGTATAAATAGCCGAGGGTAGAAAATAGGGAACtcaagcagcaacgacggcaatgGCAACGAAAATATCACTTGATAATAAACATTCGGGAAATGGTGACTACTTCGGGATTATTGATCCTTCcttgcatcctttattgttgaaagAGCACGCtacaaatggactggtag
This genomic stretch from Acropora muricata isolate sample 2 chromosome 5, ASM3666990v1, whole genome shotgun sequence harbors:
- the LOC136916027 gene encoding uncharacterized protein; translated protein: MKRSEGDATTKEPEVNQDHLKIVQFYREKMNSQSLHSALRSFNVQDGARTSGVYEIYRNNELIYIGGNPYFSNIRDCLNAHFSGNDGLPIGRYLSGPGKRRWKNITVRWMTCINPPEIVYYLLEEHQIRHGSLPVYNNAPSPDARDWDSD